The sequence below is a genomic window from Aureispira sp. CCB-E.
GATAACGATTGTAATTGGTTCGAATGGTATTCTCATTGGCGTCTAAAAATACGTTAGCATTCCCCTTAAACTCTGAACGTGCCGAGGCATAAGGAGTCATACTTAAAATATGGGGGCAAACCAGTTCCTTTATTTTTTTCATACTTCTAATTTTTAATGTCTGTAGATTTTAGTGTTCTTAATCGAATACTGACAGCATTTTTGTGCGCCTCCAACTCTTCGGCAGCAGCCATTAATTCAACTGCCCATCCAATGTTTTTTAAGCCTTTGATACTCGCTTTTTGAAATGTTATTTTTTTGACAAAGGAGTCTAGTGAAACACCGCTATAATTGCAAGCAAAGCCATTGGTTGGTAAGGTGTGATTGGTTCCTGAAGCGTAGTCTCCCAACGATTCAGGCGTGAAGTTTCCTAAAAAGACCGATCCTGCATTGGTTATTTTTTCAGCCATTTTATCTGCCTCAACTAGATTTAGAATTAAGTGCTCGGGTGCATATGCGTTGATAAATCGAATCATTTCTTCTGAGTTCTGCAATACAACGGCTCGACTATTTTGAAGGGCTACTTTTGCGATGTCTTTTCTTGGCAACCGTTCAATTTGCTGGCTTATAGCACTTTGAACTTCTTCAACGACCTTCATATTATCACTAACCAACATAACTTGGCTATCCACTCCATGTTCTGCTTGAGAAAGTAAGTCAGCCGCAACAAAAGCAGGATTGGCTTGTTCATCTGCCCAAACTAACAACTCAGAAGGTCCTGCAGGCATATCTATCGCAACACCTTGTTGACTGACCAGTTGCTTGGCACAAGTAACATATTGATTCCCTGGTCCAAAAATTTTGTATACCTTAGGAA
It includes:
- the hisD gene encoding histidinol dehydrogenase, whose product is MKIIEYPKNWEALLQRPVIETENLEGLVKNILSRVKERGDAAVKEYTQKFDQVVIDNLSVSEDEIKAAIQLVPEDLKAAIQAAKKNIETFHESQRDSVKVVETTSGINCWRKSVAIDKVGLYIPAGTAPLFSTVLMLGVPAKLAGCQEIILCSPPTQEGKINPVILYTASLVGCTQIFKVGGVQAIGAMASGTESIPKVYKIFGPGNQYVTCAKQLVSQQGVAIDMPAGPSELLVWADEQANPAFVAADLLSQAEHGVDSQVMLVSDNMKVVEEVQSAISQQIERLPRKDIAKVALQNSRAVVLQNSEEMIRFINAYAPEHLILNLVEADKMAEKITNAGSVFLGNFTPESLGDYASGTNHTLPTNGFACNYSGVSLDSFVKKITFQKASIKGLKNIGWAVELMAAAEELEAHKNAVSIRLRTLKSTDIKN